The genomic DNA acgtgtttagggttgaatttgcggggatgataaaacaaaattaaaatgttttataaagagtgccctttttgccccaacacttcgtgtttagagtctgatttgcgcgaggtgtagaagatgtggtcgtactaaatcaaataaggtaaagccgtcGACAGAAGGAACGGTAACAATGAattattcctgtacttgtttaggggttcatttctgggaatatttgccaagagtatcgtcttgtttccaatacttgttaagggtatagggtttcacatgtcaatacttgttaaggggtgcattttcagaaaatggaaatcacgtgtttagggtgcttttcgagatcccatggtcgcgcatggtatccactcgtgaatggaagtggcccccgggattCCTGtttgattttcagaatacaaaGTGGACTCGACTTGTGCTTGAATATGTTCACTTATGTCATTCATGCCCAGTATTCCTTTACTAATTATCTTCAACACATTTTGTTAGTATCTTGCAAGTTATTATGATAAAAGAGTGCTAAAGATATGCTATTTAGATTGATGTCATGCAGGCCATCCTCGTTACTCTTTCGTGTGACTCTTGTACCATTTTTGAggggttttttttctattgttcACCCCTTAGAGAAAAAAGTACACAAACGTTTTCATCGTGAGCACGATCTTGGTCATGCCAAGCATACTTCCATCACCACTTAATTATCGTCTATCAATTATCAACTTCAATTTGAATAATCGGCTTTGTGTTTGACAATTCGCTTGATCTACCGCCCTtgacacggtaaaaaaaaatagtaatttgaatgataattCCAGTGAAAAAGAAGGCTAATGACGGATtcttagcacgtgtgaaaccaaactagaatcacgaacgcttaTCGCagtcacaaattcaaattctactccggaggcactagcgtacctacgggggggggggggggtgggcaaaaATACCAACTTTTGCTTAACATCTTTTGCAACTTTGTTTGCATGACTCCTAAAGTCTAGATATGAGTCAATGATGACCCCAAggcatttatattcatttacacATGCTATGGATTTTCCGTCTATAATAATATCTAACTTTTTATCTTGTAATGTGCAAACTCTTTGACGTGAACCAAGTAGCATTGTCTTAGTCTTATCGACATTGAGAATAAGCTTGTTTGGAATTAACCATTCATGTGTTCGCTTCATTACTTCATTAAGCTGTGTTTCAATGTCGTGTTTAGATGTGCCTGATACAGAAATGGTCGTATCATCGGCATACATGAACACAGATCCATTTGACCTCTTTGGTAggtcatttataaataaaacaaacattagTGGGCCAAGTACCGACCCTTGGGGAAGACCTATATTGATATCTTTAATTGTCGACTTATTATTTTCTACAGAAACATACTGTTTGCGATGAGCAAGATACGAGTGAAaccatttaaaggggaagttcaccctgaagaaaactttgttgtaaaaatagcaaaaaaaatagtaaaaaatattggtgaaggtttgaggaaaatccgttgaagagtaagaaagttattagagttcaaagttttggatttgtgacgtcataaacgagcagctgccccatgtgttatgtaatataaaatgcatgaatgtcAAATTtcgtatggttcctgatgacttaattttgttttctattcatgatcgggtgtgaaatgatttgtttattgacatacaaaagttacagtgaaaaccattttcaattttctgagaaaatgacaattcattgattttttaccattcgctatgtaggaatgctgctcgcatatgacgtcacaaatcaaataattgaaattctaataactttttaattacttgatgaatttttctcaaaccttcagcaatattttttattattttttctgctatttttacaataaactttttgtcagggtgaacttcccctttaagactaCTTGCACTACAACCATACATTGCTAATTTATCTAAAAGGAGTTCATGGTTCACAGTGTCGAATGCTCGACGTAAATCGAGGAAGATAAATCCATTCATTTTTCTATTGTCGACGTTACGAGACCATTCATATATCATACAAAGAAGAGCCATTTCACACGAGTGGTTTGGTCTGAAACCAAACTGGTTCGAGCATAATAGCGATCTTCTGCGTAGATAGGACATGAGTTCTGAATGGACAGCCTTTTCTATTACTTTTGATATAACAGGCAATATTGTTATTGGCCTATATAGTTACTTGGGTTACTTTTATCGCCCGATTTGAAGATTGGTTAAACACGGCCAATTTTCCAATCGTCAGGGAAGGTACACGATTCAATTgataaattcaaaatgtataCAAGTGACTGTATTAAAATTGGTAGTTTATATGCATATTTCAAGAGTCTTATAGATAAATTATCATGCCTTGTGCTCTTTTTTActcttaatttgtttatttattaatgtgtATATAACGAtcgaagcgagcgcgaagcgcgaccttAAAAATGATCTTCCGTTCTGACAATTGGACACTCTAAACATCTTTGGTAGCTGCAGTGATTCACATAATGCATGCGCGAGGTGcgggctgaaaattttgattttctgtcATGAACACTGGACTACTAAGCACATTTGGTAGTTATGAACAATATGTGTATCTTACTAAACAATTCATGCGGGGGCGTAGCGCGAGCCGAGAGTGTTTATATGTTGTAGTGACTCATCATGAATAgaacacatatctcaccaatgaAATAAAgtgagcgcgaagagcgagctgaaaattgtttattttctgtcTTGAAAACTGGATACTCTAAGCACTTTCTGCAATCATGAACAAAATGAGTAtgtaatcaaataattaatgcaagcgcaaaaTGTTCTTATTCCTAATGTAAAACGGATATTCTAAGCATGTTTTAAATCCTGAACAGGATTAGGTatctaactaaacaattgatgcgagtgcaaagcgcgagttgaaaacTTGGGATTCCGTCATGAAAACTTGAGAGTTTAAGCACGCTTACGATAAAGAACAGAGCGCGAAGCGGGACTTGAGCTTGTAATGTAGATCTTGACCTAAAAAAATCGACATTCGAAGCAATGTAGCCTTGAACAGGATGaatatttatacaaaaatatattactatTTGATGCTAGCTcggagcgcgagctgattttttcccgatatgaaaaaaatgatataataagcattttcttacaaaaatattcaatattcaataaaataatgcgaaagagaagtgcgagctaattttttctatattaaaTCCCGATAATTGGACATTATAAGAACGGATTTATTGGATAAAGATCAGGTCATATGTATCCCACTAGCAGTTATTGCGAGCGCGATGCgcaagctgatattttttaatctaGACTAAAACGCgacaaatttttatattccgacTTGATCAAAACTGGACGTtgtgaaaagttttttttttagtaaaaacaAACTGTATATCTCAATGCGAGAGAATATGGGCCTAATTCAATAAACTTAgtcataagggtaatcaagtattaataAACATCCTACCTgggtttcaagtcacatgaccaaagtcaaaggtcttttaaggttaatgaacttttgccaagttgggggtatttgttgaattaccatcacaacttcgaaagtttatggatctgattcataaaacttggacactatatatatatatatacatacatgtacaacagctttggcaactcttttattaaaatattttgtgacagaaatggatgaagagaaatGATAGATAGCTCTGTGGAACCTtcatttaagctacgcctaccattgatctcttcatccatttctgtcacaatatatatatatgaatatgtatatatatattaactttttttaaagacaaataaTTTTCAAGAATTCTGTATTTTCAAGATATTTTCAATTACCTCCAAGAATTGGCTCCGCCGCCAATAAATAATTCGAGAATGAACTTCATATTTAGGCCGACAATGATAATCCTTGTACATTATCACCACATTCTTCAATTTTCATCACCACTTCGTTGCTCTGCAGCATGAGTGGATCCTAGCTATGTAGCTATCTGCCATGCGGCCGTGAAATAATTACATGTTGCATTCCAACATGTTCAATCAACCTCCATCAAATGGATAATTATTACAAACCAACATTTATGTCAACAGTCTCTCAAAAACCATTAAGGCGTAGACATAACATTGGGCTTTGGGATTTCTTTGTCCCCAAAATACATTGTTTATTTCTGCCTTGAACGAAAATTTCTTGAGGATTCTCTATTTTGAAGCATTCagaaattaaaggacaagtccacccaaacaaaaagttgatttaagcaaaaagagaaaaatccaaaaaacataacactgaaaatttcaccaaaatcggatgtacatcctggtgggtatgcaaatgaggagactgatgacgtcatccactcactttatcttttgtattttattttatgaaatataaaatattcacattttctcttcattgccaagtaaaacaacgattaattcctccctgaacatgtggaattagcattgtttgttAATGGTTCAGTCGAATTGGTcgctattgtcaaatttgtaaaaaatgaaatattgtataattcaaacaataaaataccaaaagaaatagtgagtgagaaacatcatcgactgtctcatttgcatgtcactgagttgtgcatgtcAGTCAGTGTTTTAtgtaaaataagcgaaactttaaaatttcttaactttcttattttacatccgattttgatgaaattttcagcattgtgctagtttgatttttttttctttttattcaaatcagcatttttctggggtgcACTTGACCATTAATGAACCAAAATCACTGTATTCAGAGAAAAGATTGACCAGAAGGGTGCTGAGGGCCAGAAGGGAACAACCAAAATGCTATTTCCGGGTGCCGTATGTAATACACGCACGTGCTTTCAAAAGCCAAAATTCAACAAAGTATATTGATTAAACGCCGCAATTCCATATCCTGACGTCACGAATTTGGGGGGGGGTTTCAGAGGGGGCGTCCAAATAAACGGTTTATACTGCGCtccatattgatttttaatcgGCGATAAGTGTAATACTGTCCCTTATGATATTTCCTGCACAATGATATAATTCGACCATAGGCACTTCAACTTAAATAGGGGTCAGACCTACggacgtagagggcagcaacacctTGTCTGCcctgtgttgctgccctctacgttcgtgtGTTTGGACATACACAATGTTGTGATTAATCCAATAAATCTCAATAATGGAAATCTATcaagatcattatttttcataggTCTACAGCGATTTAGCACAATGTTGGCCTATAATTTAGGAGGGGACTGCAGTTATTGTCTATGCCTTTACGTGTCCAATTTTGACTGGATCAACCACAACTCCCAAAgggttgtacatgtatttataatgaAGATAAAGTTAACCTACCTCACATTGCGGTGTAATATTTCTCTGTGATCTTTTTATTCTTCACTCTTTCAGCCCCAGTGAGTCGGTTCTTGACGAAAAAGTTGTCGGTCCGACAGGTTATAATCCTAGGAGCAATAATTGGAACTTCATCCTATATAATGACTTCTTTTTCACGATCATCTTGGCAGTTTGGAGTTGCTTTGCTCTCATCAGGTAATATTGTAATTAAAAGGAAAATCGTCACTTGGTCTACACCAGTTGTGTCTATTTTTCATTTGGTCTCAtgcgtggagcgttgtggcccagtggattggtctcATAGGTtgaaatcccagccatggcgtagcacgaaattaatccacattgtgcaGCTGCACTCaccccaggtgaggtaaatgggtacctggcaggaatttatttcttgaaatgccAAGCGCgtgagctacagccagggtaataatatccaagtcatTTGGAAGCGAATAGAGACATCATTCATAACGTGttatgtgctatacaagaactggCTATTATTGTTATCCGATTCGTTCTAATTCTAGTTGAGTCAGCTCTTCTTACCATTTTGGTCTAACTGCAATTTAGCACTATTGTAGAGCCTCCAGTtggactattattattatttattctttaaatcaatttcgTCGAACACCACTTGTTCTATACTATATGTTTGGATGAGGTGTTTACAAACTAAATTTTCGTtcgacaaagaaaaaaaaatagaccacCTGGGTATTATCGAATTACAATTAGACTatttatacctcagtcacatttgatctacgacggccgtacggcgagtagaatacagccattttaacatttttttgtgatagcCACATATacgtggtttgaataaaaatgaataaaacggctgttttcgacttgccatacggccgccgtagagcaaatgtgacctaGGTATTAGTGGGtaatattagaccaaatgtaaTATAGACAGAACGGTAAATAGAGGAAATTTGCTTAGCGCATGTGCAATTATACTGTCTTTGattaattaatattaataattattgtttgttttttattaaaaacggtatatttacccagttccgaaaactgttctcccatcgggccctgctattattaccaccatgctaagctaggctacctattcaggtgcacacagcattttgaggaattacttccagccggtacccatttacctcacctgggtcgagtgcagcacactgtggatcagtttcttgctgaaggaaattacgccatggctgggatttgaacccacgagcctctgttttaaagtccggagactataatccactgggccaagACGCTGATTCAAGTGAATATAAAGCCTTAAAAGTCGTATTGGGAataattttgagaatgtatacacagcaaaaactgcggtgttaaccggtgtacatagaggaccacaccaattattttacaccggtgttaaattgacagtgttattTTAACATCTACAGGTGTTATTGCAACACcattggttgttacatttacactatttggtgttatgGTAAATCTCGAGGGTGTAATTTAAACACCTCAGGGTGTTCCTCTaaaactggtgtcagttttaacaccatagtttttacagtgtagaaagTTCGTCAGATATAAGATTACATGCACACATGTtcagtcattatttttttatgtgtatttcattgatatagtttttaatttaaattagCGCAGATTTGTCTGAAGTATTATATCACTCTGTAACTACATAAGCTATAATATGcactatatatacatataacacAGTCTAAACGAAAATGATTCTTTTTAATAGAAACCCTTCCCCCAATTACTGTCGTATCTTTCATCatgtttcaaaaaaaaattatgagtgCAAATTTTTAATCTCAAGGACTTGTTTTAAAAATCTTTCCatgctttttttaaaatcaaactttcaGTCCAAAAACTGAGATTTCGATGAAGGAACACAGTAGGAGTCCTAATTTGCAAAGCTTTCTCTTGCCGTGAAGATTTCTAACTTTGGAAACCTAGATCTGACATTCAGGTCTCATAATTTGTAAACCTCTTTCCAACATCAACATTTGCAGATTTGTAAACGTTGGTGAGAAAAAAAGTTTGCAAATCTGTTAACATTCACAGCAGGAAAAGGTCGACAAATTTAGAAGCCTTGATGCCAAAGGAAGGTTTGCAAATTTGGAAACATTGAAATCCAAAGTAAGATGCACAAATTTGGAAAACCTTAATTGATGCCAAAGCAAGATGTACCAATTTGCATGCCTTGATGTCAGAGAAAGTGTTGTGAAATTGGAAAACCTTGATACCACAGCAAGATATAAAAATTTTTGAAACTTGATGCCAAAGGAAGGTTTTGCAAATTTGTAAAACCtagggcctgttgcataaaagatttTACATGataaaactctggtaaaaactgaaaattaaggttagtctgatttctgccattgactttaacacagggcaaaaactccggtaaaaacgaCTTGAGTTTTCTCAgctaaaaagttttatgcaacaggccccttgATGCCAAAGGAAGGTTTGCAAATTTGGCAACATTGAAATCCAAAGCAGGATGTAAATATTAAGAAACCTTGATGCCAAAGCAAGATGTACAAATTTGTGTGCTTTGATGTCAGAGCACGTATTGTGAATTTGGAAACCCTCATGTCAGAGCAAGTTTTGCTAATTTGTAAAATTTGGAAGTCAGAATCGGGTTAGAAGATTTGGAAACCTTGATTTCCAAACAAGGTTTGCAAATTTGGAAGCCTTGTTGTCAAGGTgtttgcaaatttgcaatccTTGATATTTAAGAAGGTTGTAGTTCAGTGACAACTTCATGAAGGAGATGGTTAATTCTACAAAATTTGAGAACTTGATGTCAGATCAAGGTGTGCATGCTCATAAACCTTTACAGCAGAGAGAGGTATGGCAATTTGGAAACCTTCACGGTGGGCTAGGTATGGAAATTAAAGGAATTTTACCTTTTTCcttcatgaaaatttcattttttttccccgTAAAAACAtggatataatgataataaaaaaggaTCCTTTGGAATTGCGGGTCAAATTTTGAACTTCAAAAATTGTCTGGACTCCCGTGGAATTATTCTTATTTTCGTTTAGACTGtgtaattttgtcatttatataTGTGATGCTATGTAAGTGAACATAATTAGTAATATTTCGCTTCTCCAGGTATGGGCTACAGCATGGTGACGTTTCCTGCACACGCACTTCCGGTTCGGTACTTCCCAGATAAATTCGAATTAGCTTCTAGCATCATAATGACAGCTGGTGGTCTAGGCATGATGTTGCTCCCTGTCATAGCGGAACAACTTAATCGCATCTATGGTTGGCGACAAGCCATGTTACTTCTTGGTGCATTCAGCTTACACAATATCCCAATCGGTGCGTTGGTGAAGGAAGAGGGAAGTATTTCCGGAGCAAAGGCACCATCAAAGAAGGATGTAAAGCATCGTGGAAAGGAGTATTCGTCTGCAAGTGTCTTGCAACCGCTTTTGGAGTCAACATCGATCAGCCATCGAGAAAATAATCCGGATGAGGAAAATCACTTGAGGGAACTAAGTACAGCAGAAGCGGGTATACAGTCTACGGAATCTCCAAATGGTGTCCTTAAGAACATAGCGCCCAGTGTGAGGCCCAATCCAAAGACGATTGTCATCGAGAAAGAGACAGACGGTGTCAAGAGCACGTCACAAAAATCAGTCTGGCAATCGCTGAAAACTCTTACAGGTTTTGACATTGTCGAAAAGAAGCCAGACGTTTTGAGTGTCATATTCGCCATGTTTATGCTAGGCATGACTTACAGCGGATGGATTATATTTATAGTACCAAACGGCATCGCGAAAGGATATCTATTGGAACATTCAATACTTCTTGCCACAGTCGGGGGAGCTGCCAATATCTTTGGACGTTTCATCATAGGGTTCGTAAGCAAATTGCAGCTTTTCTCAAACAACAAGCTATATGTTATGTTATGTTTTGTGTCTTTCGTGGCATACACGATGAACATCTTGTCAACTCAATTTTGGGCCTTGTGCATTCTTGCAGTTTTAAATGGTAGTACGTTAGGTGCTATGACAGGAATGATAACATTACTTTCCCGGGATACAGCACCTGACGGGGACGTAGAGGGCGTGATATCTCTGCTTCTTATGGCACTAGGAGGAGGTCTTCCTGTCGGTGGCTTTGCAGTGGGTAAGTTACTCGCAGCCGTGTTTATCAAACTTCATTCAAATCCAGATTAaaactgtgtgtgtgtgtgtgacggCTTGTGGgtgagagtggggggggggggtgtagggGTAAATTATCACAAGTTAATGGTTCATTCCATCTTTCACCACATTGTTTGAGGAAATCTTCAACTCACTCACTTCGCTcatgatatcaataattatcCCACTTCGATCTCTCGAAATAGATTTGGGCGGTTAACTCAGATCACGGCCAATCCCTACTCATGACATAATATCGCCCCTCCCGATTACAACCATGAAGTTTCATAActgcacacacacaaaaaagaaaacttgcTTGGGAACAGATGACCATTCTGATTATCTTTACCgtttttttaaaatctacttCAGGATGGTTTTTTGACAGGTCTAATTCGTACGACGCGTCATTCCTTCTACTTGGCTCGGTCAGTCTGGTCTCCGCCTTCTTTCTCATCACCCCAAGCATTCCCGATGCGTGCCGCTGCGTCTACCAGTCAGTCTTAAACCGATGTCTCAACCAGAGCAGTCGATTCCGGGGGACGGGAGAACGATAGAACCCTCATCACCCCAAGCATACCCGATGCGTACCGTTGCGTCTACCAGTTAGTCCTTATGTCTCAACCAGAGCAGTtgattccgggggggggggcggcgggAAACAATAGAACTCGACCAtcgatttgcccccccccccaataattttgataactcgaacaaattaaaatgtgcaatgtaaacatattcgttaaaaaacattgaaaagtaCTATAAAACCACTTAGATTGGAAATAAAAGTACTACTAAATATAcaactgttattttttttgcgCTCTGCGCGTGCAATGAAGTAGGCCTTAGTATTTTTTCACTTCTGCCCCCTCCCGATCCGAAACATGTATGGACGATGGACGTCATTGGTCTCACCGTTATGCTGAAATAAAACGTTGCGGGGGTACcagttttgatttaaaaatcCCTTGCCATAGTTTagcatttcttttcttctgggTAGATGTTTATGTTTACTTCAACTTGGTTGGCCAGGCCTGTTTTCTTGTATAAAGTTTCCTTTGCTTTCTATGGCCCGTATTGTggagtcgggtttaacttacaCCACGGTCTagctctgtgctaaaattatggggagccaaaaattcaaaattctgtttctatgtatatttcttatgtttactattttgtttccctttgctttcacaatgaagaaatatgtttcaaaatacttcagttatcat from Lytechinus variegatus isolate NC3 chromosome 8, Lvar_3.0, whole genome shotgun sequence includes the following:
- the LOC121420736 gene encoding monocarboxylate transporter 14-like, with the translated sequence MVESTQKPSVRRWLILAGVSLTIFLEVGVLKSYGVFLNDITRDLDTTTGLVGLVSGLAQGITYLLAPVSRFLTKKLSVRQVIILGAIIGTSSYIMTSFSRSSWQFGVALLSSGMGYSMVTFPAHALPVRYFPDKFELASSIIMTAGGLGMMLLPVIAEQLNRIYGWRQAMLLLGAFSLHNIPIGALVKEEGSISGAKAPSKKDVKHRGKEYSSASVLQPLLESTSISHRENNPDEENHLRELSTAEAGIQSTESPNGVLKNIAPSVRPNPKTIVIEKETDGVKSTSQKSVWQSLKTLTGFDIVEKKPDVLSVIFAMFMLGMTYSGWIIFIVPNGIAKGYLLEHSILLATVGGAANIFGRFIIGFVSKLQLFSNNKLYVMLCFVSFVAYTMNILSTQFWALCILAVLNGSTLGAMTGMITLLSRDTAPDGDVEGVISLLLMALGGGLPVGGFAVGWFFDRSNSYDASFLLLGSVSLVSAFFLITPSIPDACRCVYQSVLNRCLNQSSRFRGTGER